One Polaribacter sp. SA4-12 genomic window carries:
- a CDS encoding cell division protein FtsQ/DivIB, with protein sequence MKFKRFLKYIAFLLLIGSLGFLYSFSSKRNSNKIVKDVVVEFEAGDNNFLTHSMVNKLLIQNGGSVKNQAKSVIDLYVLEKTVFKNPYVEDASVFLSITGTLKTIIKQRTPVARITNVSNSYYIDKQGIKVPLSSNYSARVLLVSGVENDADVKEILPLISFVLEDDFLQKEVVGIEKFADDEYQISVRSGNYKIDFGKLTRMDVKFKKLKAFYNTTFEDKTIQNYKRINVKYHNQVVCTK encoded by the coding sequence ATGAAGTTTAAGAGGTTTTTAAAATACATAGCATTTCTATTATTAATAGGGAGTTTGGGGTTTTTATATAGTTTTTCTTCGAAGAGAAATTCTAATAAAATTGTTAAAGATGTTGTCGTAGAATTTGAAGCCGGAGACAATAATTTTTTGACACATTCTATGGTTAATAAATTGTTAATACAAAATGGTGGAAGTGTGAAAAACCAAGCGAAAAGTGTGATAGATTTATATGTTTTGGAAAAAACAGTGTTTAAAAATCCATATGTAGAAGATGCATCTGTTTTTTTAAGCATTACTGGTACGTTAAAAACTATCATAAAACAGCGAACACCTGTTGCAAGAATTACAAACGTAAGTAATTCTTATTATATTGATAAACAAGGAATAAAAGTACCGCTGTCTAGTAATTATTCAGCTAGAGTGTTGTTGGTTTCTGGGGTTGAAAATGATGCTGATGTTAAAGAAATATTGCCTTTAATTTCGTTCGTTTTGGAAGATGATTTTTTGCAAAAAGAAGTGGTAGGAATTGAGAAATTCGCCGATGATGAGTATCAAATTTCCGTAAGAAGTGGAAATTATAAAATCGATTTTGGAAAATTAACCAGAATGGATGTAAAATTTAAGAAGTTAAAAGCGTTTTATAACACAACATTTGAAGATAAAACGATTCAGAATTATAAAAGGATTAATGTTAAATATCACAACCAAGTTGTGTGCACAAAATAG
- the ftsA gene encoding cell division protein FtsA, translated as MENNKIAVGLDIGTTKIVAMIGRKNEYDKIEVVGIGKAKSLGVKRGVVSNITQTIQSIQQAVDEAESVSGLKIEEVVVGIAGQHIRSLHHSDYITRNNADEVIDDNDIEDLVNQVHKLVMLPGEEIIHVLPQEFKVDSQADIKEPIGMYGGRLEANFHVVVGQVSSIRNIGRCVKSAGLGLSEITLEPLASASAVLSQEEKEAGVALIDIGGGTTDLAIFKDGIIRHTAVIPFGGNVITDDIKEGCSIIEKQAELLKIKFGSAWPGENKETEIVSIPGLRGREPKEITLKNLSKIIHARVQEIIEHVYLEIKNYGHETAKGKLIAGIVLTGGGSQLKHLRQLVEYITGMDARIGFPNEHLAGDSDEILSSPSYATAVGLLMVGLEKGNKEEEEEVVEEVVEETIEDNQEEVQQIVEPKPKPKPKKKSFFEKFTEGLKDFLDNAE; from the coding sequence ATGGAAAACAATAAAATAGCAGTTGGTTTAGATATTGGTACAACTAAAATTGTTGCCATGATTGGTCGTAAGAATGAATACGATAAGATTGAGGTTGTTGGTATCGGTAAAGCAAAAAGTTTAGGAGTAAAACGTGGAGTTGTAAGTAATATTACTCAAACAATACAATCTATTCAGCAAGCTGTTGATGAAGCAGAAAGTGTTTCTGGTCTTAAAATTGAAGAAGTTGTTGTTGGTATTGCTGGTCAGCATATTCGTAGTTTACACCACAGTGATTATATCACAAGAAATAACGCAGATGAAGTTATCGATGATAACGATATTGAAGATTTAGTAAACCAGGTTCATAAATTGGTAATGTTGCCAGGAGAAGAAATTATTCATGTGTTACCACAAGAATTTAAAGTAGATTCTCAGGCAGATATAAAAGAGCCAATAGGAATGTATGGAGGTCGTTTAGAAGCGAATTTCCATGTAGTTGTTGGGCAAGTTTCTTCTATTAGAAATATTGGACGTTGTGTAAAAAGCGCAGGTTTAGGTTTAAGCGAAATTACCTTAGAACCTTTAGCATCGGCATCAGCAGTGTTAAGTCAAGAAGAAAAAGAAGCAGGAGTTGCATTGATTGATATTGGAGGAGGAACAACAGATTTAGCGATCTTTAAAGACGGAATTATAAGACATACAGCTGTAATCCCTTTTGGAGGAAATGTAATTACAGATGATATTAAAGAAGGTTGTTCAATTATAGAAAAACAAGCTGAATTATTAAAAATAAAATTTGGTTCTGCATGGCCAGGAGAAAATAAAGAAACAGAGATTGTTTCTATCCCTGGACTAAGAGGAAGAGAGCCAAAAGAGATTACGTTAAAGAATTTATCAAAAATTATACATGCAAGAGTTCAAGAAATTATTGAGCATGTGTATTTAGAGATTAAAAATTATGGACATGAAACAGCAAAAGGAAAATTAATTGCTGGTATTGTGTTAACAGGTGGAGGTTCTCAATTAAAACATTTACGTCAGTTAGTAGAATATATTACTGGTATGGATGCAAGAATAGGTTTTCCGAATGAACATTTAGCTGGAGATTCAGATGAGATTTTATCAAGTCCATCTTACGCTACTGCTGTTGGTTTATTAATGGTAGGCTTAGAAAAAGGGAATAAAGAGGAAGAGGAAGAAGTGGTTGAGGAAGTAGTTGAAGAAACTATTGAGGATAATCAAGAAGAAGTACAACAAATCGTTGAGCCAAAACCGAAACCAAAACCAAAAAAGAAGTCGTTTTTTGAAAAGTTTACAGAAGGGTTAAAAGACTTTCTAGACAACGCAGAATAA
- the ftsZ gene encoding cell division protein FtsZ, translated as MGTEFDNISFDMPKTQSNTIKVIGVGGGGSNAVNHMFTQHIKGVDFVICNTDAQALDNSSVPNKIQLGVSLTEGLGAGANPEVGAQAAKESMEEIQQMLNTQTKMVFITAGMGGGTGTGAAPIIAKIAKDMDILTVGIVTMPFAFEGRRRAKQAQLGIDQLRQNVDSLIVINNNKLREVYGNLGFKAGFSKADEVLSTASRGIAEVITHHYKQNIDLHDAKTVLSNSGTAIMGSAKEEGQTRAKTAIVKALDSPLLNDNKITGAKNVLLLIVSGTNEVTLDEIGEINDYIQDEAGYDANIIMGVGEDEKLGDAIAVTIVATGFAADQQSTITNTEVKKIVHTLEDEQKATYDFSEKTITKSPTLNEPHTNKVAQKIVHTLEDEVEEVAVPKINLENTTNDIANMSVLFEEVQVETVSEDDFVITDVTPVQEVSIIEEPKQVQSDLLFDLPLNPKAEVKANEEIRFSLQEEPVVNVNEIEVYGAEEVVFKRKAVEKRYVLEDFDAQPTIGKSSGIIEKKVVEEDVQFELKTRTPQAEINRIETLSEEVSPLDLTITELQTRAEERRKKMKGFNYKFNDQMNKNIDEIERQPAYKRLGIDLDTNASISNRKTSINKDTDEISLKSNNSFLHDNVD; from the coding sequence ATGGGCACAGAATTCGATAACATTTCATTTGACATGCCAAAAACACAGTCTAACACAATTAAAGTAATTGGTGTTGGTGGTGGTGGAAGCAACGCAGTAAACCACATGTTTACGCAACATATTAAAGGGGTAGACTTTGTAATTTGTAATACAGATGCACAAGCTTTAGATAATAGCTCTGTTCCTAATAAAATTCAGCTAGGTGTAAGTTTAACTGAAGGTTTAGGTGCAGGTGCAAATCCAGAAGTTGGAGCACAAGCAGCTAAAGAAAGCATGGAAGAAATTCAGCAAATGCTAAATACCCAAACAAAAATGGTATTTATTACTGCTGGTATGGGAGGCGGAACTGGTACAGGTGCTGCTCCAATTATAGCTAAAATTGCAAAAGATATGGATATCCTTACTGTGGGTATTGTTACGATGCCTTTTGCCTTTGAAGGTAGAAGACGTGCTAAACAAGCTCAATTAGGAATCGATCAATTGCGTCAGAATGTAGATTCTTTAATTGTAATTAATAATAACAAACTTCGTGAAGTTTATGGAAACCTTGGTTTTAAAGCAGGTTTCTCTAAAGCAGATGAGGTTTTATCTACTGCTTCTCGTGGAATTGCAGAAGTAATTACACATCACTATAAGCAAAATATTGACTTACATGATGCTAAAACTGTACTTTCTAACAGTGGAACAGCAATTATGGGTTCTGCAAAAGAAGAAGGACAAACTAGAGCCAAAACAGCTATTGTTAAAGCATTAGATTCTCCTTTATTAAATGACAATAAAATTACAGGTGCCAAAAACGTATTGTTATTAATAGTCTCAGGTACTAACGAAGTTACGTTAGATGAAATTGGTGAAATCAACGATTACATTCAAGATGAAGCTGGTTATGATGCCAATATTATTATGGGTGTTGGAGAGGATGAAAAATTAGGTGATGCTATTGCTGTAACAATTGTAGCTACAGGTTTTGCTGCTGATCAGCAAAGTACAATTACCAATACAGAGGTTAAGAAGATTGTTCATACTTTAGAAGATGAACAAAAAGCTACTTATGATTTCAGTGAGAAAACAATTACAAAATCTCCAACATTAAATGAGCCTCATACAAATAAAGTAGCGCAAAAAATAGTACACACTTTAGAAGATGAAGTTGAGGAGGTTGCTGTTCCTAAAATAAATTTAGAGAATACGACTAACGATATTGCTAATATGTCTGTTCTTTTTGAAGAAGTTCAAGTAGAAACTGTTTCTGAAGACGATTTTGTAATTACAGATGTTACTCCTGTTCAAGAAGTAAGTATTATAGAAGAGCCTAAACAAGTACAATCAGATTTATTATTTGATTTGCCTTTAAATCCAAAAGCAGAAGTAAAAGCAAATGAAGAAATTCGTTTTAGTTTACAAGAAGAACCGGTTGTAAATGTAAATGAGATTGAAGTTTATGGAGCTGAAGAGGTTGTTTTTAAGAGAAAAGCAGTTGAAAAGCGTTATGTCTTAGAAGATTTTGATGCACAGCCAACAATTGGTAAAAGTTCTGGTATTATAGAGAAAAAAGTTGTCGAAGAAGATGTTCAGTTCGAGTTAAAAACGAGAACTCCTCAAGCAGAAATTAATAGAATTGAAACTCTTAGTGAAGAAGTTTCTCCTTTAGACCTTACAATTACTGAATTACAAACGAGAGCTGAAGAGAGACGTAAGAAGATGAAGGGGTTTAACTATAAGTTTAACGATCAAATGAACAAGAATATAGATGAAATTGAGCGTCAACCTGCTTATAAAAGACTAGGTATAGATCTAGATACCAATGCATCTATTAGTAATAGAAAAACATCGATAAATAAAGATACTGATGAAATCAGTTTAAAATCAAATAATTCTTTTTTACATGATAATGTAGATTAG
- a CDS encoding T9SS type A sorting domain-containing protein, with translation MKTKLHTSYSRILFFLAVILSLFTSAQEDPFNCDYNAYLFQYNDIYALDLASGSSYLVKENVTEGNVNAVGYNPADGYIWGALSFPEKTIVRIGKNFNIDTFYIDELPTSSRYVGDVSSEGIYYLKGGGATYYKVDLNPESVNYTKFKSTETLSKSLSIHDWAFNSVDGHLYSVEKKTNHLYRINATTSEVIDLGEVPILAGLNYTYGAVYFDASGRFYVSANQTGTVYVIQNVQTLEVGGEIDSNLFAYGPSSSQNDGARCPTAPVPQEDCVNGIDDDGDGLTDCDDPACSGVAACPVLVPQVSSGNDGGLESNDRLSQQINKRNYLRIKGNHKFDKKTAKKVVKSNDYKKTSAKTANFELKDLIPLDVIPGAVAVESSALDLIAITNATELYSLDYVKDGETVAVVLATKTENGVYEHTKFICDRLLGAELLSVSTIELFEDETEEGEEGGEEGVHFIKSIIKNSNGTKEFVLSFSGRLANNEENFEIDSHWNIDKYEADATYYNFQIWTNSVDDLLTLGQEAIALFEIQRPISNYDTSTPPPVFVKKGAYVNGALELELINVRRSKSVVIDAGFKRTETSATEYFNQTLELKGSYIETLTIETGNIFDIGFRIENEYNLTPDDLFMSDGVWGKDDSPKGTTINEFAITQNDNIYAGSGYRVERNISLKATTSEYVSAFRSFTPRFTSIDLSNYDLFELDAKGTGDLEITIVKEGVVAWKNQFRTTIKLNETESHYAIPIAHFVSAAGGELDLVDAINIVFTMSSDGTEVLEKEMNLNNIQFTEQVLGVDTAVIEENNVMLMPNPMKISAELSFYSETNAATKMEVFNLTGSLIRKTEENTTIGNNKITILREGLKPGMYFVKIRNDFRNYKTIKLVVN, from the coding sequence ATGAAAACAAAATTACATACCTCGTATTCTAGAATTTTATTCTTTTTAGCTGTAATTCTAAGCTTATTTACAAGTGCTCAAGAAGATCCATTTAACTGTGATTATAACGCATATTTATTTCAGTATAATGATATTTATGCTTTAGATTTAGCTTCAGGTAGTTCATATCTTGTGAAAGAAAATGTAACAGAAGGTAATGTTAATGCTGTAGGTTATAACCCTGCAGATGGTTATATATGGGGGGCTTTAAGTTTTCCTGAAAAAACAATTGTAAGAATTGGTAAAAACTTTAATATAGATACTTTTTATATTGATGAGTTACCAACATCGAGTAGATATGTAGGAGATGTAAGTTCTGAAGGTATTTATTACTTAAAAGGAGGAGGAGCTACTTATTATAAAGTAGATTTAAATCCAGAATCAGTTAATTATACTAAGTTTAAAAGTACTGAAACATTGTCTAAAAGTTTAAGTATTCATGATTGGGCGTTTAACTCAGTAGATGGTCACTTATACTCAGTAGAGAAAAAAACAAATCACTTATATAGAATTAACGCTACAACAAGTGAAGTTATAGATTTAGGTGAAGTGCCAATTTTAGCTGGTTTAAATTATACGTATGGAGCTGTTTATTTTGATGCTTCAGGGAGGTTTTATGTATCAGCAAATCAAACAGGAACTGTTTATGTAATTCAAAATGTACAGACTTTAGAGGTTGGTGGTGAAATTGATTCTAATCTTTTTGCTTATGGGCCTTCTAGTAGCCAGAATGATGGAGCAAGATGTCCAACAGCGCCAGTTCCTCAAGAAGATTGTGTAAATGGTATTGATGATGATGGTGATGGTTTAACAGATTGTGATGATCCTGCTTGTTCAGGAGTTGCAGCTTGTCCTGTTCTTGTTCCACAAGTTTCTAGTGGAAATGATGGAGGGTTAGAAAGTAATGACCGTCTTTCTCAACAAATAAATAAAAGAAATTATTTAAGAATAAAAGGGAATCATAAGTTTGATAAAAAAACGGCTAAGAAAGTAGTAAAGTCTAATGATTACAAAAAAACATCAGCAAAAACGGCAAATTTTGAATTAAAAGATTTAATTCCTCTAGATGTAATTCCTGGAGCAGTAGCAGTAGAATCTTCAGCTTTAGATTTAATAGCAATTACAAATGCGACTGAATTATACTCTTTAGATTATGTGAAAGATGGAGAAACAGTTGCTGTTGTTTTAGCAACAAAAACAGAAAATGGTGTTTATGAACATACAAAGTTTATTTGCGATAGATTATTAGGTGCAGAATTATTATCAGTTTCTACCATAGAGTTGTTTGAAGATGAAACTGAAGAAGGTGAAGAAGGAGGAGAAGAAGGTGTGCATTTTATTAAATCTATTATAAAAAACAGTAATGGAACAAAGGAGTTTGTTTTAAGTTTTTCTGGAAGATTGGCTAACAATGAAGAGAATTTTGAAATAGATAGTCATTGGAATATTGATAAGTATGAAGCGGATGCTACTTATTATAACTTTCAAATTTGGACTAATAGTGTAGACGATTTATTAACTTTAGGTCAAGAAGCTATTGCTTTATTCGAAATTCAAAGACCAATTTCAAATTATGATACGTCAACTCCTCCACCAGTATTTGTTAAAAAAGGAGCTTATGTAAATGGAGCTTTAGAATTAGAGTTAATTAATGTAAGAAGAAGTAAAAGTGTTGTGATTGATGCAGGTTTTAAAAGAACAGAAACTTCAGCTACAGAATATTTTAATCAAACTTTAGAATTAAAAGGAAGTTATATTGAAACTTTAACAATTGAAACTGGAAATATTTTTGATATTGGTTTTAGAATAGAAAACGAATACAATTTAACGCCAGATGATTTATTTATGTCTGATGGTGTTTGGGGAAAAGATGATTCTCCTAAAGGAACAACTATTAATGAATTTGCTATAACTCAAAACGATAATATTTATGCAGGAAGTGGTTATAGAGTTGAAAGAAATATTTCTTTAAAAGCTACAACAAGCGAGTATGTTTCTGCCTTTAGATCATTTACACCAAGGTTTACTTCTATAGATTTATCTAATTATGATTTGTTTGAATTAGATGCAAAAGGAACAGGAGATTTAGAAATTACTATTGTTAAAGAAGGTGTAGTTGCTTGGAAAAACCAATTCAGAACCACTATTAAGTTAAATGAAACTGAAAGCCATTATGCAATTCCTATTGCGCATTTTGTTTCGGCAGCTGGAGGTGAGTTAGATTTGGTTGATGCAATTAATATTGTTTTTACAATGTCTTCTGATGGAACTGAGGTTTTAGAAAAAGAAATGAATTTAAACAATATACAGTTTACAGAACAAGTACTTGGAGTTGATACAGCGGTTATCGAAGAAAATAATGTAATGTTGATGCCTAACCCAATGAAAATTAGCGCTGAGTTAAGCTTTTATTCTGAAACAAATGCTGCTACTAAAATGGAAGTATTTAATTTAACAGGTTCTTTAATTAGAAAAACAGAAGAAAATACAACTATAGGAAATAACAAAATCACAATTTTAAGAGAAGGTTTAAAACCAGGGATGTATTTTGTGAAAATTAGAAATGATTTTAGAAATTATAAAACAATTAAATTGGTCGTAAATTAA
- a CDS encoding pyridoxal phosphate-dependent aminotransferase has protein sequence MKDQLSDRINSLPVSQTLAMAAKARELRAEGKDIIGLSLGEPDFNTPDFIKDAAIEAINQNYNSYSPVDGYVELKEAICTKFKRDNDLVYKPSQIVVSTGAKQSIANIAQVLLNPGDEVLLPAPYWVSYSAIAILCEATYVEIPSSIDNDFKITPEQLEASITPKTKMIFFNSPNNPSGTIYSEAEYRALAAVLEKHPRIFILSDEIYEHINYETKPFSFAAIESMYDRTITVNGLAKAFAMTGWRIGYIGAPEWIAKACTKMQGQITSGTNCIAQRAAITAVLAPVSKIQFMVDEFKTRRDIIIGLLREIDGFKVNVPEGAFYVFPDVSGFFGKTINGVKIENASDFSLFILEKANVATVTGDAFGTPNCIRISYAASELQIREAIKRIKKALS, from the coding sequence ATGAAAGATCAATTATCAGACAGAATTAACAGTTTACCTGTCTCTCAAACTTTAGCAATGGCTGCTAAAGCAAGAGAACTAAGAGCAGAAGGAAAAGATATTATCGGTTTAAGTTTGGGAGAACCAGACTTTAATACGCCAGATTTTATTAAAGACGCTGCAATTGAAGCAATCAATCAAAACTACAACTCTTACTCACCAGTAGATGGGTATGTAGAATTAAAAGAAGCTATTTGCACGAAGTTTAAACGTGATAATGATTTGGTATACAAACCAAGTCAAATAGTTGTTTCTACAGGTGCTAAACAATCTATCGCAAACATTGCACAAGTATTGTTAAACCCAGGTGACGAGGTTTTATTACCTGCACCTTATTGGGTAAGTTATTCTGCAATTGCTATTTTATGTGAAGCAACGTATGTAGAGATTCCTTCTTCTATTGACAATGATTTTAAAATCACTCCAGAACAGTTAGAAGCTTCTATTACGCCTAAAACAAAAATGATTTTCTTTAACTCTCCAAACAACCCAAGTGGAACTATTTATAGTGAAGCTGAGTACAGAGCGTTGGCAGCAGTTTTAGAAAAACATCCACGTATTTTTATCTTATCAGATGAAATTTACGAACATATCAATTACGAAACAAAACCTTTTAGTTTTGCAGCAATTGAAAGTATGTACGACAGAACGATTACTGTAAACGGTTTAGCAAAAGCATTTGCTATGACAGGTTGGAGAATCGGTTATATTGGTGCTCCAGAATGGATTGCTAAAGCTTGTACTAAAATGCAAGGGCAAATTACTTCTGGTACAAATTGTATCGCTCAAAGAGCAGCAATTACAGCAGTTTTAGCGCCTGTTTCTAAAATTCAATTTATGGTCGATGAGTTTAAAACTCGAAGAGATATCATTATTGGATTATTAAGAGAAATCGACGGATTTAAAGTAAACGTTCCTGAAGGAGCTTTTTACGTTTTCCCAGATGTTTCTGGTTTTTTCGGTAAAACAATTAACGGAGTAAAAATTGAAAACGCAAGCGATTTTTCTTTATTCATCTTAGAAAAAGCAAACGTTGCAACTGTAACAGGAGACGCTTTTGGTACACCAAATTGTATTAGAATCTCATACGCAGCTTCAGAATTACAAATTAGAGAAGCTATTAAGAGAATTAAAAAAGCTTTAAGTTAG
- a CDS encoding fatty acid desaturase family protein has translation MKTVNFSRVDKAKFFRTLNKRVNTYFKENKLKRTGNWKLYTKAVIMFSLFLVPFILILTVSMPQWVMALLMVVTGIGMAGVGMNVMHDANHDSFSKRKWVNKLMGSSIYILAGNVYNWKVQHNVLHHTFTNVEGQDEDIDAGRIIRFSQHSKWLPIHKIQKYYSIFLYGLLTINWAITTDIKQMHRYLKRKLSYGKFPNPATEWTKLVISKIAYYALWIVLPLLVLDVAWWKIIIGFFVMHYTAGMILSLVFQLAHIVPNTEMPIPDKDGNLEHTWAVHQLYTTSNFAPTNWLVNFYTGGLNHQVEHHIFPHISHVHYDKLAKIVKETAKEFNLPYNEYDTMRKAIMEHFRHLGALGQKPEIA, from the coding sequence ATGAAAACAGTAAACTTTTCGAGAGTAGATAAAGCGAAATTCTTTAGAACTCTTAATAAAAGAGTAAATACATATTTTAAAGAAAATAAACTAAAAAGAACAGGAAACTGGAAATTGTATACAAAGGCAGTTATCATGTTTTCATTATTTTTAGTTCCATTTATTTTAATTCTAACCGTTTCTATGCCTCAATGGGTAATGGCCTTATTAATGGTTGTTACAGGAATTGGAATGGCAGGTGTTGGTATGAATGTAATGCACGATGCCAATCATGATTCTTTTTCTAAAAGAAAATGGGTTAACAAATTAATGGGAAGCAGCATTTATATTTTAGCAGGAAACGTCTATAATTGGAAAGTACAACACAATGTTTTACACCATACTTTTACAAATGTAGAAGGTCAGGATGAAGATATTGATGCTGGTAGAATTATTCGTTTTTCTCAACATTCTAAATGGTTACCGATCCATAAAATTCAAAAATATTATTCAATTTTTTTATACGGTTTATTAACTATTAACTGGGCAATTACTACAGATATTAAACAAATGCACCGTTATTTAAAACGTAAATTATCTTACGGTAAGTTTCCAAACCCAGCAACAGAATGGACAAAATTAGTCATTTCTAAAATTGCATATTATGCACTTTGGATTGTTTTACCTTTATTAGTTTTAGACGTTGCATGGTGGAAAATTATAATCGGCTTTTTTGTAATGCATTATACTGCAGGTATGATTTTAAGTTTGGTTTTTCAATTAGCACATATTGTACCTAATACAGAAATGCCAATTCCAGATAAAGATGGAAATTTAGAACACACTTGGGCAGTCCACCAATTATACACAACATCTAACTTTGCGCCTACTAATTGGTTGGTAAACTTCTATACAGGAGGATTAAATCATCAAGTTGAACATCATATTTTTCCACACATTTCTCATGTGCATTATGATAAATTAGCTAAAATTGTAAAAGAAACTGCTAAAGAATTTAATTTACCATATAACGAATACGATACAATGCGTAAAGCTATTATGGAACATTTTAGACATTTAGGAGCTTTAGGGCAAAAACCCGAAATTGCATAA
- the rsmG gene encoding 16S rRNA (guanine(527)-N(7))-methyltransferase RsmG — MEIIHKYFKDLTATQIEQFSKLQELYKDWNLKINVVSRKDIDELYLRHVLHSLAIAKLVQFKPGSKVLDVGTGGGFPGIPLAILFPETQFHLVDSIGKKIKVVNEVAEGLGLTNVKTTNGRVEEEVKDTYDFIVSRAVAQMETFVRWTKGKIAKKQNHDLKNGILYLKGGDLTEELKLYTSATIYNLSDYFEEDFYETKKLVHLGMKFKG, encoded by the coding sequence ATGGAAATAATACACAAATATTTTAAAGACTTAACGGCAACTCAAATTGAACAGTTTTCTAAACTACAAGAGTTATATAAAGATTGGAATTTAAAAATTAACGTAGTATCAAGAAAAGATATCGACGAATTGTATTTACGTCATGTATTACATTCTTTGGCTATTGCAAAACTAGTGCAATTTAAACCAGGTTCTAAAGTTTTAGATGTTGGTACAGGTGGAGGTTTTCCTGGAATTCCGTTAGCCATTTTATTTCCTGAAACACAGTTTCATTTGGTAGATTCTATCGGTAAGAAAATAAAAGTAGTAAATGAAGTTGCTGAAGGTTTGGGTTTAACAAACGTAAAAACTACAAACGGTAGAGTTGAAGAAGAAGTAAAAGATACGTACGATTTTATTGTAAGTAGAGCTGTAGCACAAATGGAAACTTTTGTTCGTTGGACAAAAGGGAAAATTGCTAAAAAACAAAATCACGATTTAAAAAATGGAATTCTATATTTAAAAGGTGGTGATTTAACAGAAGAATTAAAATTATATACTTCTGCTACAATTTACAATTTATCAGATTATTTTGAAGAAGATTTCTATGAAACTAAGAAATTGGTTCATTTAGGAATGAAATTTAAAGGGTAG
- a CDS encoding SGNH/GDSL hydrolase family protein produces the protein MRKILLLIALSLVLACSSKKETFIDYTNSHIEYSGRIDSSKTKSAKLYWSGTSIKFNFESESISALFEDEKGDNYYNIIIDNDSAFIIRPDTIKRYYELASKLPKGKHTLEIFKRTEWDRGKTSFYGFKLEGNSKVLKKPLNKKRKIEFYGNSITVGYAVEDLSGKDSPDSTYTNNYLSYAAITARHFDAKYQCICKSGIGMTVSWFPLIMPEMYDRLIPDDPNSKWDFSLYTPDVVVINLFQNDSWIVNLPENDEFKARFGSTPPNDEYIINAYQQFVSKIRNHYPKANIICTLGSMDASKKGSKWIEYIRKAVDRLNDTAIYTHFMPYKKSDGHPSVAEQEIMAKSLIIFIEENIDL, from the coding sequence TTGAGAAAAATCCTTTTACTTATTGCTTTATCTCTTGTTCTTGCATGTTCTTCAAAAAAAGAGACATTTATCGATTATACAAATTCACATATAGAATATTCTGGTAGAATAGATTCTTCAAAAACTAAATCTGCGAAACTATATTGGTCAGGAACTTCCATAAAATTTAATTTTGAAAGCGAATCTATATCAGCTTTATTTGAAGATGAAAAAGGAGATAATTATTACAATATTATAATAGATAATGATAGCGCCTTTATTATACGTCCAGATACAATTAAACGTTATTATGAACTTGCATCAAAATTACCGAAAGGAAAACATACTCTTGAAATTTTTAAAAGAACTGAATGGGATAGAGGAAAAACTTCTTTTTACGGTTTTAAATTAGAAGGAAATTCAAAAGTACTGAAGAAGCCTTTAAATAAAAAAAGAAAAATAGAATTTTACGGAAACTCTATAACTGTTGGATATGCTGTTGAAGATTTATCAGGAAAAGATTCTCCAGACAGTACTTACACTAACAATTATTTAAGTTACGCTGCTATTACTGCTAGACATTTTGATGCAAAATATCAATGTATCTGTAAAAGTGGAATTGGAATGACAGTTAGTTGGTTTCCACTAATAATGCCAGAAATGTATGATCGATTAATACCTGATGACCCAAATAGTAAATGGGATTTTTCTCTTTATACTCCTGATGTCGTTGTGATTAATTTATTTCAAAATGATTCTTGGATAGTAAATTTACCAGAAAATGATGAATTTAAAGCTAGGTTTGGCTCTACACCTCCAAATGATGAATATATTATAAATGCATACCAACAATTTGTATCCAAAATAAGAAACCATTATCCTAAAGCCAATATTATATGCACACTTGGATCTATGGATGCAAGTAAAAAAGGCTCTAAATGGATTGAATATATTAGAAAAGCAGTTGATCGTTTAAATGATACTGCAATTTATACACATTTTATGCCTTATAAAAAAAGTGATGGTCATCCTTCTGTAGCTGAACAAGAAATAATGGCTAAAAGTTTAATCATTTTTATTGAAGAAAATATAGATTTGTAG